The genomic interval GCGCGTACATGAGGTAGAGATACCGGAGCACCCCGTAGACGACGAACGGCACGGTGTAGACGAGGCGGGCGCTGCCGACCTTGGCCACGGTACCCGGCCAGATCGTGTAGATGGCGTACGAGACGACGGTCGATGCGGTGACAACGCCCACGAGCTCGTCGATGAGTGGCTGCGGATAGTCCGCGAGCACGCTGCGGTGCCGTGCGGCCCCCTCGCCCAGGATCAGCACCTCGTGGCGGCGTTTCGCCAGACCGAGGAAGAGCGCCAGGAAAAACGTGCAGACGAGGAGCCACGGGCTGAGTTCGATCCCCGGCCTCTGTCCGGCAAGTACCTCGACGCTGCCGACGGCCCGGAGGACGAAGCCGATCGCGATCGCCATCACGTCGAGCACGACCATGTGACGGAGGGCCAGGCTGTAGAGGACGTTCAGTCCGAGATACCCGACCGCGACGTGTCCAAAGGCTGGATGGATCCGATAGGCCACTGCGAGCCCGCCGGCCGAAGCGACGACGGCCGCCGTCGCGGCGACCGCGAGCGGCAACCTGCCCGAGGCGAGCGGCCTCGTCCGCTTGACCGGATGCTCCCGGTCGGACGCGATGTCGGTGATGTCGTTCAGGATGTAGGTCGCGCCCGAGAGCAGACAGAACACCAGGAACCCGGCCGTCGCCAGGCCGAGCAGAACGGGTTCGTCGAGCGCGCCGGCGAAGATGAGCCCGGCGAAGAGAACGAGGTTCTTCGTCCACTGCCCCGGCCTCATCGTCTTCAGGAGCGGTACGACCATCACGTCTTCTCCTTGGGCCACATCGTCCTCGAGAGCGATACGAGCACCACCGGCCGCCCTCCGGCTCCATCGTTGTCGGGGGGCGACGGGGGGATTACCGGTTCCCCTCGGGTCTGAGTTCCGCGTGCTGCGCAAGGACATCCCGGATCTTGGTGACGATCAGGTCGACGGCCACCACGTTCAGGCCGCCCTCCGGGATGACGACGTCCGCGTAGCGCTTGCTGGGCTCTACGAACTGGAGATGCATCGGCCGCACGGTCATCAGATACTGCTCGATGACCTGCTCGACCGTCCGTCCCCGCTCGACGATGTCGCGCTTGAGGCGTCGGATGAAGCGCTCGTCGGCGTCGGTGTCGACGAAGAGCTTGATGTCCATGAGATCCCTCAGCTCCGGATCGCCGAGCACGAGGATCCCCTCCAGAAGGATGATGCTGGCGGGCCTGACCGTTGCCGTGTCGCCGCGGCGCGTGTGCGTCTCGTAGTCGTAGATGGGACGCTGGATCGTTCTGCCGGATCTGAGATCGGCGAGCTGCCGTCTGAGGAGCTCGTTGTCGAAGGCGTCGGGATGGTCGTAGTTGATCATGTCCCGCTCCGCGCGGGGCAGCTCAGCGCGGTCGAGGTAGTAGGAGTCGTGGTGGATGATGACGACGCTCTCCTCCGGGAGATGGCCCCGCACGCTCTTCGCGACCGTCGTCTTGCCCGAACCGGTTCCTCCTCCGATGCCGATGATGACCGGGCTCAGGGGACTCATGCTCCCTCCGCCGGATGGAGTTCGTCCTCCACGACCTCACACAGCGCATGGCCGATGGCGATGTGGAGTTCCTGCACGCGCTGCGTCCGTGTCGCGGGCGCCCTGACGGCGATGTCGGCCGCCTCGGCGACAGGCCCCCCGCGCTCTCCCGTCAGGGCCACCGTGGTCAGCCCGCGGTCGCGTGCCGCATGGAGCGCCTCGACAACGTTGAGCGACCCGCCGCTCGTCGACAGGCCGATCAACACGTCCCCCGGCCGACCGACCGCCTCCACCTGGCGGGCGAAGACGCGCTCGTAGCCGTAGTCGTTCGACAGCGC from Candidatus Effluviviaceae Genus V sp. carries:
- a CDS encoding SIS domain-containing protein, whose protein sequence is MSIELERIEAILTECARSMANAPRAAPDVQRAADAVVAALRGGGRALLCGNGGSASDAQHIAAELVGRLGRERPGMAAEALTVNPSTLTALSNDYGYERVFARQVEAVGRPGDVLIGLSTSGGSLNVVEALHAARDRGLTTVALTGERGGPVAEAADIAVRAPATRTQRVQELHIAIGHALCEVVEDELHPAEGA
- a CDS encoding uridine kinase, which gives rise to MSPLSPVIIGIGGGTGSGKTTVAKSVRGHLPEESVVIIHHDSYYLDRAELPRAERDMINYDHPDAFDNELLRRQLADLRSGRTIQRPIYDYETHTRRGDTATVRPASIILLEGILVLGDPELRDLMDIKLFVDTDADERFIRRLKRDIVERGRTVEQVIEQYLMTVRPMHLQFVEPSKRYADVVIPEGGLNVVAVDLIVTKIRDVLAQHAELRPEGNR
- a CDS encoding decaprenyl-phosphate phosphoribosyltransferase, producing MVVPLLKTMRPGQWTKNLVLFAGLIFAGALDEPVLLGLATAGFLVFCLLSGATYILNDITDIASDREHPVKRTRPLASGRLPLAVAATAAVVASAGGLAVAYRIHPAFGHVAVGYLGLNVLYSLALRHMVVLDVMAIAIGFVLRAVGSVEVLAGQRPGIELSPWLLVCTFFLALFLGLAKRRHEVLILGEGAARHRSVLADYPQPLIDELVGVVTASTVVSYAIYTIWPGTVAKVGSARLVYTVPFVVYGVLRYLYLMYARDKGGQPARSLVGDAPLAINIALWIAAVILVIYPR